A single region of the Latilactobacillus curvatus JCM 1096 = DSM 20019 genome encodes:
- a CDS encoding phosphoglycerate dehydrogenase: MTVILAAETIPEQHVKALTAKGLTIIALADLKPSQLGSIEIMFGWNKDVGPKILAEPGNQLKWIQTASSGVDYLPLATLAKQGVLVSNARGMHAKPIAQTALSYILHFTRGIYQSLPAQAAHQWEHHAIGEQMTNLEHRTLLIFGTGQIGEEIAKYAHVMGMHTIGVNRHEKPVANFDQILTDTDYEQALPQADFVINVMPLTPVTNRFFDTTFFTQLHRGAYFFNLGRGASVDEAALMHYLQSGHLAGAAIDVAQNEPLPSDSPLWATPNLIITPHISGYIADIHERLFKIFDQNLPSYLDKGELSVNPVDLSAGY; this comes from the coding sequence TTGACAGTCATTTTAGCAGCAGAAACAATTCCTGAACAACACGTCAAAGCACTAACTGCAAAAGGTTTAACAATCATCGCTTTAGCTGATTTAAAACCAAGTCAACTGGGTAGTATTGAGATTATGTTTGGTTGGAATAAAGATGTAGGCCCGAAAATTTTAGCAGAGCCCGGTAATCAATTAAAATGGATTCAGACCGCAAGCTCAGGGGTTGATTATTTACCACTAGCCACGTTAGCTAAGCAAGGGGTACTGGTATCAAACGCACGCGGGATGCACGCAAAACCAATCGCACAGACGGCATTAAGTTACATATTACACTTTACCCGTGGGATTTATCAGAGCTTACCCGCACAAGCAGCGCATCAATGGGAGCATCATGCTATTGGTGAACAAATGACAAATTTGGAACACCGCACACTCCTCATTTTTGGAACAGGTCAAATTGGTGAGGAAATTGCAAAGTATGCCCACGTCATGGGTATGCACACAATTGGCGTTAATCGGCACGAGAAACCCGTTGCCAATTTTGATCAGATTCTAACCGACACGGATTACGAACAAGCATTGCCACAAGCAGACTTCGTGATTAATGTGATGCCATTAACACCGGTCACCAATCGGTTCTTCGACACCACCTTTTTTACGCAACTCCATCGAGGGGCTTACTTCTTCAATTTAGGGCGCGGCGCTTCAGTCGACGAAGCAGCTTTGATGCACTATCTACAATCCGGTCATTTGGCAGGAGCAGCAATCGATGTTGCCCAAAACGAACCATTACCAAGTGATTCACCATTATGGGCCACACCAAACCTGATTATCACGCCACATATTTCAGGTTACATCGCTGATATCCATGAACGGCTCTTCAAAATTTTCGATCAAAATTTACCCAGTTATTTAGACAAAGGTGAATTATCCGTCAATCCGGTAGACTTGTCAGCCGGCTATTAA
- a CDS encoding THUMP domain-containing class I SAM-dependent RNA methyltransferase, translating to MTYQLYATMASGIESITAKELQNLGYETRSDNGRVYFEGDVADIAKTNLWLRSADRVKIAIGQFEAKTFDDLFEQVKALPWDKFLPLDAAFPVAGRSVRSTLHSEPDVQAITKKAIVDKLSTVYHRRTRLAETGATYPLEVSILKDVVTISLDTTGPSLFKRGYRLEKGEAPLKENFAASLILLSRWQPDMPFVDPTTGSGTIAIEAALIGHNIAPGMHRKFAFEDFDWIDASVLENAKAEAKAAEKDQPLEIFGYDIDQNMIDIAKLNANEAGVLHDVQFKQLAVKDFKTDLTNGVIIANPPYGKRLSDQTQARALYKEMGDTYRSLKTWSKYILTSDLQFQESFGQRATKRRKLYNGRIQTDLFQYWGRPVWPRAEKE from the coding sequence ATGACTTACCAACTATACGCAACAATGGCGAGTGGGATTGAATCCATTACGGCCAAAGAATTACAAAATCTCGGTTATGAAACACGTTCAGATAATGGCCGGGTGTATTTCGAAGGCGATGTGGCAGATATTGCAAAAACCAATCTCTGGTTACGCAGTGCTGATCGGGTGAAAATCGCGATTGGTCAATTTGAGGCCAAAACCTTCGATGACCTTTTTGAACAAGTGAAAGCTTTGCCATGGGACAAGTTCCTGCCATTAGACGCCGCTTTTCCAGTTGCTGGTCGCTCAGTCCGTTCAACGCTCCATAGCGAACCAGACGTGCAAGCCATCACTAAAAAAGCGATTGTTGATAAGTTAAGTACTGTCTATCACCGCCGAACACGTTTAGCTGAAACAGGCGCAACGTATCCGCTTGAAGTCAGCATCCTAAAAGATGTCGTGACGATCAGCTTAGATACAACTGGTCCTAGTTTATTCAAGCGGGGCTACCGCCTTGAAAAAGGGGAAGCCCCATTGAAGGAAAACTTCGCGGCATCCTTAATTCTTTTAAGCCGTTGGCAACCTGATATGCCATTTGTTGATCCAACGACTGGTTCTGGGACCATTGCGATCGAAGCAGCTTTAATTGGTCACAACATTGCACCTGGTATGCATCGTAAGTTTGCCTTTGAAGACTTCGATTGGATCGATGCTTCTGTTTTAGAAAATGCCAAAGCCGAAGCGAAAGCAGCCGAAAAAGACCAACCACTTGAAATTTTTGGTTATGATATCGATCAAAACATGATTGATATCGCTAAGTTGAATGCGAACGAAGCTGGTGTTTTACATGATGTCCAGTTCAAACAACTCGCTGTTAAAGATTTCAAGACAGATTTAACCAACGGGGTCATCATCGCCAACCCTCCTTACGGGAAACGATTAAGCGACCAAACACAAGCCCGTGCTTTGTATAAAGAAATGGGTGATACCTATCGGTCATTGAAGACTTGGAGTAAGTATATTTTAACAAGTGACTTACAATTCCAAGAATCATTCGGGCAACGCGCAACTAAACGCCGGAAATTGTATAATGGTCGGATTCAAACTGATTTATTCCAATACTGGGGTCGTCCAGTATGGCCACGTGCAGAAAAAGAATAA
- the gpsB gene encoding cell division regulator GpsB yields the protein MDNQIEIELNPTDILKKEFKTKMRGYEPEEVDGYLDLVIKDYQTYQEAINRLTAENARLFKKVDELNRQLSASDNVKESAPQQASAATNYDILKRLSNLERHVFGAKLSEQNQAPQTRVQNHSQFDETNL from the coding sequence ATGGACAATCAAATTGAAATCGAATTGAACCCAACTGATATATTGAAAAAAGAATTTAAAACAAAAATGCGGGGCTATGAACCTGAAGAAGTCGATGGTTACCTTGATTTAGTTATTAAAGACTATCAAACTTATCAAGAAGCAATCAATCGGCTAACGGCGGAAAATGCCCGCTTATTCAAGAAGGTTGATGAATTAAACCGCCAACTCAGCGCTTCTGATAACGTGAAGGAAAGTGCACCACAACAAGCTTCAGCAGCAACCAACTATGATATTTTGAAACGCTTATCAAACCTTGAACGCCACGTGTTCGGTGCTAAGTTAAGTGAACAAAATCAAGCTCCACAGACAAGAGTTCAAAATCATTCACAATTTGACGAGACAAATCTTTAA
- a CDS encoding DUF1273 domain-containing protein yields MKRLWVSGYRSYELGVFGETDEKLKVIKYSLKKQLTQYLDDGLEWVITGGQMGIEQWSLQVAIELKTDYPDLKLAMMLPFNDFGQQWNENNQAQLSQLKARVDFCEPVVNAPYSGPQQLRQYQQFMLTHTDGQLLYYDRESPGKPEYDYHAARQYQDQQDYPINLVDFFELQDIATELAELDQQEF; encoded by the coding sequence TTGAAACGACTATGGGTGAGCGGCTATCGAAGCTATGAACTCGGTGTTTTTGGCGAAACTGACGAGAAACTTAAAGTAATTAAATATTCCTTAAAAAAGCAGTTAACACAATATTTAGATGATGGGCTCGAGTGGGTGATCACTGGTGGCCAAATGGGGATTGAACAGTGGAGTCTGCAAGTTGCTATTGAACTAAAAACGGACTATCCGGATTTAAAATTGGCGATGATGTTGCCGTTTAATGATTTTGGTCAACAATGGAACGAAAATAACCAAGCTCAATTGAGTCAGCTCAAAGCGCGAGTCGATTTTTGCGAACCAGTGGTTAACGCACCGTATTCTGGACCGCAACAATTGCGCCAGTATCAACAATTCATGCTGACCCATACGGATGGTCAACTATTATACTATGATCGTGAATCACCGGGCAAACCAGAATATGATTATCATGCAGCCCGCCAATATCAAGACCAACAAGATTATCCGATTAACTTGGTCGATTTTTTCGAACTACAAGATATCGCGACTGAGTTAGCGGAATTAGATCAGCAAGAGTTTTAA
- the recU gene encoding Holliday junction resolvase RecU: protein MAFHYPNGQPYTNNETKPTKKQARQPEATTLFGKRGMTLEEELNDSNQYYRLHATAVVYKKPTPIQIVKVDYPARSQAVIKEAYFKQASTTDYNGIYQGRYVDFEAKETKNKTAFPFRNFHQHQIEHFRACLNQGGICFVIMKFVPLQRLFLYPATELISRWDAQVDGARKSISLSDVIDNGIEIKYQLNPIIPYLDAVDQLLKRSNKGV, encoded by the coding sequence ATGGCCTTTCATTATCCTAACGGACAGCCTTATACAAATAATGAGACAAAACCAACTAAAAAGCAAGCCCGGCAACCAGAAGCAACAACGTTATTTGGTAAACGCGGCATGACGTTGGAAGAAGAACTCAATGATAGTAATCAGTATTATCGATTACATGCAACGGCTGTCGTGTATAAGAAACCAACGCCAATTCAGATTGTGAAGGTCGACTACCCTGCCCGCAGCCAAGCGGTTATTAAAGAAGCTTATTTTAAACAAGCCTCAACAACTGACTATAATGGGATTTATCAGGGCCGTTACGTCGATTTTGAAGCGAAGGAAACGAAGAATAAAACCGCGTTTCCGTTTCGGAACTTCCATCAACATCAGATTGAACATTTCAGAGCCTGCTTGAATCAAGGTGGCATCTGCTTTGTCATTATGAAATTTGTCCCGCTACAACGGCTATTCTTGTATCCCGCAACAGAACTGATTAGCCGCTGGGACGCGCAAGTTGATGGTGCACGAAAATCGATTTCACTCAGTGATGTGATTGACAATGGGATTGAGATTAAGTACCAACTTAATCCAATTATTCCCTACTTAGATGCCGTAGATCAGTTATTAAAGCGGTCAAATAAAGGAGTTTAA
- a CDS encoding transglycosylase domain-containing protein, whose amino-acid sequence MSDNRNNNNSRVARHKAEAKPANKKRRPLFLRILKWLLLLIVVAFVAGIGLFAYYVKDTPNLTQADLQSPNATILYDDQGKPFKTIGGENRSYVKSDQIPQTLKDAVVSIEDRRFYKEKFGIDPIRIASAAVANITGKSPLGLQGGSTLTQQLIKLSKFSTKNSDQTFRRKAQEAWLAVQVERQYSKDQILEYYMNKVYLNNGVNGMGTAAKYYYGKSLKELSLPQLALIAGMPQSPSNYDPYLHPDLAKKRRDLVLDALLRNNKITATEAAEAKQVPINTGLVDQQTVANSSTDSKATDAYVKEVLADLKKKGYDPYTAGLKVYTNINMDAQRKLYDIVNNDSSIPFPDDQLQTAVSITDPNNGRIVAMIGGRKTGDVQLGYNRAVQSGRSNGSSMKPLMDYGPAIEYLDYSTAQKLQDVPYTYPGTNIQLHNFDGRYLGTITARNALANSRNVPAIELLEAVGMTKAREFVKGLGINVPADTGLSYGIGGNVSTVDEAAAYGAFANGGTYYAPTYIHKVETADGITHNYDSDGTQAMKSSTAYMITDMLKDVIKNGSGTLAQIPGLHQAGKTGTTDYSSEEIAKSGLNPTLAKDSWFAGYTKNYSVTVWTGYDEPLKNGLTMSERNVAAYIYKAMMAYLAQNATNSDWSMPSNVVAKNVAGVRELYIKGTTTIPSSSSSRSSSSSVLYSSSEAPVSSSSEISSSSSVVETPSESSSVPETSSSSTPTESSQSQPSTSTPPATTNPGTGSTTQTPAAPTN is encoded by the coding sequence ATGTCCGATAATCGAAACAATAATAATTCGCGAGTTGCAAGGCACAAAGCTGAAGCAAAACCCGCTAATAAGAAACGCCGGCCCCTCTTTTTAAGAATTCTAAAATGGCTGTTACTACTGATTGTAGTGGCTTTCGTGGCTGGGATTGGTTTGTTTGCCTACTATGTTAAAGATACACCAAACCTAACGCAAGCGGACCTGCAAAGTCCGAATGCGACAATTCTATACGATGATCAAGGGAAACCTTTCAAAACAATTGGTGGCGAAAATCGGAGTTATGTCAAGAGTGATCAAATCCCGCAAACATTAAAAGATGCAGTAGTCTCTATTGAAGATCGTCGTTTCTATAAAGAAAAATTCGGGATTGATCCAATCCGAATTGCGTCTGCTGCAGTCGCCAATATTACTGGTAAATCACCGCTGGGCTTACAAGGTGGGAGTACTTTAACCCAACAATTGATTAAACTGTCTAAATTCTCAACGAAAAACAGCGATCAGACTTTCAGACGAAAAGCACAAGAAGCGTGGCTTGCCGTTCAAGTCGAACGTCAATATTCAAAAGACCAAATCTTAGAGTATTATATGAACAAAGTGTACCTGAATAACGGGGTCAATGGTATGGGGACGGCTGCTAAGTATTATTATGGCAAGTCGTTGAAGGAATTAAGTTTGCCACAACTGGCATTGATTGCGGGTATGCCGCAATCGCCAAGTAATTACGATCCGTACCTCCACCCTGATTTAGCGAAGAAGCGCCGTGATTTAGTTCTTGATGCGCTTTTGCGGAACAATAAGATTACAGCAACTGAAGCTGCCGAAGCTAAACAAGTCCCAATTAATACCGGCTTAGTGGATCAACAAACAGTAGCGAATAGTTCAACGGATTCTAAAGCAACCGACGCTTACGTCAAGGAAGTCCTCGCCGACTTGAAGAAAAAAGGCTATGATCCGTACACGGCTGGTTTGAAAGTCTACACCAATATCAATATGGACGCGCAACGTAAGTTATACGATATCGTCAATAATGATAGCAGTATTCCATTCCCAGATGATCAACTACAAACAGCAGTTTCAATTACAGATCCTAATAACGGTCGAATTGTTGCGATGATTGGTGGTCGTAAAACTGGTGATGTGCAGCTCGGTTATAACCGGGCCGTGCAATCTGGCCGAAGTAATGGGTCATCAATGAAACCATTAATGGATTACGGTCCAGCTATCGAATATCTTGACTACTCAACTGCACAGAAACTACAAGATGTCCCTTACACTTATCCTGGAACCAATATTCAATTGCATAACTTTGATGGCCGTTATCTCGGTACAATTACCGCGCGTAATGCGCTTGCCAACTCACGAAACGTCCCAGCCATCGAACTGTTAGAAGCTGTTGGCATGACTAAAGCCCGTGAATTCGTGAAAGGCTTAGGCATTAACGTGCCAGCTGATACTGGTCTTTCTTATGGGATTGGTGGGAATGTTTCAACTGTTGATGAAGCTGCCGCATATGGCGCCTTCGCAAACGGTGGAACTTACTATGCACCAACTTATATCCATAAAGTCGAAACAGCCGATGGGATTACGCATAATTATGATTCTGATGGCACACAGGCTATGAAGAGTTCAACGGCCTACATGATTACTGATATGTTAAAAGATGTTATTAAAAATGGTTCTGGGACGTTAGCCCAAATTCCAGGGCTTCATCAAGCTGGTAAGACTGGGACAACCGATTATTCTAGCGAAGAAATTGCCAAATCTGGGTTAAACCCAACTTTAGCGAAGGATAGCTGGTTTGCCGGTTATACCAAGAACTATTCAGTGACGGTTTGGACTGGATACGATGAACCACTTAAAAATGGATTAACAATGAGTGAGCGGAACGTCGCCGCTTATATCTATAAAGCAATGATGGCCTACCTCGCTCAAAACGCAACCAACTCAGATTGGTCAATGCCAAGTAACGTGGTTGCTAAAAACGTGGCTGGCGTACGAGAACTCTATATTAAAGGGACGACGACCATTCCAAGTTCTTCAAGCAGTCGATCTTCTTCAAGTAGTGTACTCTACTCTAGCTCAGAAGCACCGGTCAGCTCAAGCAGTGAAATTTCTAGCTCAAGTAGCGTGGTTGAAACACCAAGTGAATCTTCCAGTGTGCCGGAGACCTCATCTTCAAGCACCCCAACTGAAAGTTCACAATCGCAACCTTCGACCTCAACCCCTCCGGCAACAACTAATCCAGGAACGGGGTCGACGACACAAACACCAGCAGCGCCAACTAACTAA
- the nth gene encoding endonuclease III: MLSKAKTQWAMHQLYNLIPDAQGALVADSPFQLLIAVMLSAQATDVSVNKVTPQLFADFPTPASFANAEIADIEADIHSIGLYHNKAKHIKTCCQQLMADFGGEVPRTHAELEQLAGVGRKTANVVLGDAFNVPSFAVDTHVTRIAKRLKISAQDASVIQIEKDFQAKLPKKTWVQAHHTLILFGRQVCTARKPHCDECPLLRICQAGQQFLEDRG, encoded by the coding sequence ATGTTATCAAAAGCCAAAACACAGTGGGCCATGCACCAACTATACAATTTAATTCCAGATGCGCAGGGCGCATTAGTTGCTGATTCACCGTTTCAATTGTTGATTGCGGTGATGCTTAGCGCACAAGCCACCGACGTTTCCGTCAATAAGGTCACCCCACAACTATTTGCTGATTTCCCGACACCAGCTAGTTTCGCGAATGCAGAGATTGCCGATATTGAAGCTGATATTCATTCAATCGGGTTATATCATAATAAAGCTAAACACATTAAAACATGCTGCCAGCAACTAATGGCAGATTTTGGTGGGGAAGTGCCGCGCACACATGCCGAATTGGAACAACTTGCTGGTGTTGGCCGTAAGACCGCGAATGTCGTTTTAGGTGACGCCTTTAACGTCCCATCATTTGCCGTCGATACGCATGTCACTCGGATTGCCAAACGGCTCAAAATCAGTGCACAGGATGCCTCGGTGATCCAGATTGAAAAGGACTTTCAAGCGAAGCTTCCTAAGAAAACATGGGTTCAAGCGCACCACACACTCATTCTTTTTGGGCGGCAAGTCTGTACGGCACGTAAGCCGCATTGCGATGAGTGTCCCTTATTAAGGATTTGCCAAGCAGGCCAACAATTTCTTGAAGATCGTGGTTAA
- a CDS encoding DnaD domain protein → MNELTAFLQGGQLSVSRLLLHHYQTLKMSSEELVVYLQLSDFASQNNDFPDLAVIGERMGIESSQIYALIHQLLQKKLITLKSSVNEQGKAEDHYDLTPALTKLSVLAVQDAQVTQQALDGNQRSAVFNQVEQALGRPLSPLESEIVANWLDLDHYQPELIQLAVRESVLNQVYSLKYVDKILLNWQKQNITDKESLQAYQKAHPRR, encoded by the coding sequence ATGAACGAACTTACCGCGTTTTTACAAGGCGGCCAATTGAGTGTCTCTCGACTGTTACTGCATCACTATCAAACGCTCAAGATGTCTTCTGAAGAATTAGTGGTTTACTTACAGCTCAGTGATTTTGCCAGTCAAAACAATGACTTTCCCGATTTAGCTGTGATTGGTGAACGCATGGGAATTGAATCCAGCCAAATTTACGCATTGATTCATCAACTTTTACAGAAAAAACTAATTACCCTTAAATCATCTGTCAATGAACAAGGTAAGGCTGAAGACCATTACGATCTCACACCAGCCTTAACTAAATTGAGCGTGCTAGCCGTTCAAGACGCACAAGTCACTCAACAAGCACTAGACGGCAACCAACGGAGTGCGGTCTTTAACCAAGTTGAACAAGCTCTTGGCCGCCCATTATCGCCATTGGAATCTGAGATTGTTGCCAACTGGTTAGATTTAGATCATTATCAACCAGAATTGATTCAATTAGCCGTGCGAGAATCCGTTTTAAATCAAGTCTATTCCTTGAAGTACGTTGATAAGATTTTGCTCAACTGGCAGAAACAAAATATTACTGATAAAGAATCCCTACAAGCTTACCAAAAGGCCCATCCAAGACGTTAA
- the asnS gene encoding asparagine--tRNA ligase: protein MVKKISIIDAKNHVDEEVKIGVWLTDKRSSGKISFLQLRDGTAFFQGVVVKSQVSEAVFQLAKDVKQESSMWVTGVIHEDTRSHFGYEIEISDIELIGDSSEYPITPKEHGIEFLLDHRHLWLRSKRPFAIMKIRNEIIRASYEFFNQEGFIKMDPPILTGSAPEGTTELFHIEYFDNDAYLTQSGQLYAEAGAMAFGKVFTFGPVFRAEKSKTRRHLTEFWMIEPEMAFTTQDESLEVQEKYVAYLVQNVIDHCAYELKLLDRDVDQLKKYTKTPYPRISYDKAVEMLQAADFDIKWGDDFGAPDETYLSDQFEQPVFILNYPKAIKPFYMKPHPTRDDVYLCADLLAPEGYGEIIGGSERETDFDKLEAEIKAMGLDLEEYQWYLDLRRYGSVPHSGFGLGLERAITWICGIDHLRETIPFPRMINRIKP from the coding sequence ATGGTTAAAAAAATCAGTATTATCGATGCAAAAAACCATGTCGATGAAGAAGTTAAAATTGGCGTTTGGTTAACCGACAAACGTTCAAGTGGGAAGATTTCATTCCTCCAATTACGTGATGGCACTGCCTTTTTCCAAGGGGTTGTCGTTAAAAGCCAAGTAAGCGAAGCCGTTTTCCAATTGGCAAAAGATGTCAAACAAGAATCAAGTATGTGGGTGACAGGGGTCATTCATGAAGATACTCGTTCACACTTTGGTTATGAAATTGAAATTTCTGACATCGAATTAATTGGTGACAGCAGCGAATACCCAATTACACCTAAAGAACATGGGATCGAATTCTTATTAGATCACCGTCACTTATGGTTACGTTCAAAACGCCCATTTGCGATCATGAAAATCAGAAATGAAATCATCCGCGCTTCTTATGAATTCTTTAACCAAGAAGGCTTCATCAAGATGGATCCACCAATCTTGACGGGTAGTGCCCCTGAAGGGACAACTGAATTATTCCACATCGAATATTTCGACAACGATGCTTATTTAACACAAAGTGGTCAGTTATACGCTGAAGCTGGCGCAATGGCCTTTGGCAAAGTCTTCACTTTTGGCCCTGTTTTCCGTGCTGAAAAATCCAAAACTCGTCGTCATTTGACTGAGTTCTGGATGATTGAACCAGAAATGGCCTTCACAACTCAAGATGAAAGTCTTGAAGTCCAAGAAAAATACGTGGCTTACCTTGTTCAAAACGTCATTGATCACTGTGCCTATGAATTAAAATTATTGGACCGTGATGTTGACCAATTGAAGAAATATACTAAAACACCGTATCCACGTATTTCATACGATAAGGCTGTTGAAATGTTACAAGCAGCTGACTTCGATATTAAATGGGGCGATGATTTTGGCGCACCAGATGAAACTTATTTATCGGATCAATTTGAACAACCAGTCTTCATTTTGAATTATCCAAAAGCCATCAAACCTTTCTATATGAAGCCACATCCAACACGTGATGATGTTTACTTATGTGCTGATTTATTGGCACCAGAAGGTTATGGTGAAATTATCGGTGGTAGTGAACGTGAAACTGACTTTGATAAATTAGAAGCTGAAATTAAAGCAATGGGCTTAGACCTTGAAGAATATCAATGGTACTTAGACTTACGTCGTTACGGATCAGTGCCACATTCTGGTTTCGGATTAGGTCTAGAACGGGCCATTACATGGATCTGTGGTATCGATCATTTACGTGAAACAATTCCATTCCCAAGAATGATTAACAGAATCAAACCATAA
- a CDS encoding DUF5590 domain-containing protein, translating into MRKYKRWLWIFLLLVIIGSMLMIYHQARKPEATAETKAVNIAKKYAKLKEPDGFYTYHRNATYYTVSGKDRDNHGIFVLINEKGNHATVYRQSGGISKNDALEKTWSTKNPQKVLNINFGMYRNKPVWEVVYKSDKGRLCYLTLDFKTGKTIQLIENI; encoded by the coding sequence GTGCGCAAATATAAGAGATGGCTCTGGATATTCTTATTGTTGGTAATCATTGGCAGCATGCTGATGATTTATCATCAAGCTCGAAAACCCGAAGCAACGGCTGAAACCAAAGCCGTTAACATTGCTAAAAAATACGCGAAATTAAAAGAGCCTGATGGGTTCTACACGTATCATCGAAATGCAACATATTATACCGTTAGTGGTAAAGACCGTGATAATCACGGCATCTTCGTTTTAATCAACGAAAAAGGCAATCATGCCACTGTCTATCGTCAAAGTGGTGGTATTTCTAAAAACGATGCGTTAGAAAAGACATGGTCAACTAAAAATCCGCAAAAAGTACTGAACATTAACTTCGGTATGTACCGCAACAAGCCTGTTTGGGAAGTTGTCTATAAAAGTGACAAAGGCCGTCTTTGTTATTTAACCCTCGATTTTAAAACCGGGAAGACGATTCAATTGATTGAAAATATCTAG